In one Leptospira mtsangambouensis genomic region, the following are encoded:
- a CDS encoding MFS transporter, which yields MTITPHAKATKIDLFSLATPQMRTFHLTWIAFFLCFFGWFGIAPLMVYVREELSLTKAQVGNIIIASVAITIFMRLFIGWLCDKIGPRIAYTILLTLGSIPVMCIGLADSYLSFLLLRLAIGAIGASFVITQYHTSVMFAPNIIGTANATTAGWGNLGGGVTQMVMPILFGFFVAFGFTTGVSWRLAMVVPGAALFFMGIIYYFGTQDTPGGNFKDIKETYPTFQGGKKNSLSNFLLVIKDPRVWLLFLAYGACFGIELTINNIAALYYVDQFQLSPTTAGLIAGLFGLMNLFARTLGGAFGDKFGIKWGLRGRVVWLSAVLAGEGLCLILFSQMSSLIPAISSMIVFSLFVQMSEGATFSVVPFVNKKAIGAVSGIVGAGGNAGAVSAGFLFRGDLSYQSALLIIGVTVTVAAFFTLLVRFSTEEEKEVGDELSKILPSGEKETSLATAT from the coding sequence GTGACAATTACACCTCATGCGAAAGCAACTAAAATCGATTTATTCAGCCTGGCGACACCGCAAATGCGGACATTCCACCTAACTTGGATTGCATTCTTCCTATGTTTTTTTGGATGGTTTGGAATTGCCCCACTTATGGTTTATGTTAGAGAAGAACTATCATTAACAAAGGCCCAGGTTGGTAATATCATCATCGCTTCTGTAGCCATAACAATCTTTATGCGATTGTTCATTGGTTGGTTGTGTGACAAAATTGGACCACGGATTGCATATACTATTCTTTTAACTTTGGGATCTATTCCCGTCATGTGTATTGGCCTTGCCGATAGTTATCTTTCTTTTTTGTTGTTACGATTGGCAATTGGAGCCATTGGAGCATCTTTTGTCATTACCCAATACCATACATCTGTTATGTTTGCACCGAATATCATTGGGACGGCGAATGCTACAACGGCAGGTTGGGGAAACTTAGGTGGTGGTGTGACTCAAATGGTGATGCCAATCCTTTTTGGATTTTTTGTCGCTTTTGGTTTTACTACTGGGGTTTCCTGGAGACTTGCGATGGTGGTTCCTGGTGCTGCCCTATTTTTTATGGGTATCATTTATTATTTTGGAACACAAGACACTCCCGGTGGAAACTTTAAAGATATCAAAGAAACTTATCCCACTTTTCAAGGTGGAAAGAAAAATTCACTTAGCAACTTTTTATTAGTCATCAAAGATCCTAGAGTTTGGTTGTTGTTTCTTGCTTATGGAGCTTGTTTTGGTATTGAACTTACTATCAACAATATCGCAGCTTTGTACTATGTAGATCAGTTTCAGTTGTCTCCAACAACTGCAGGACTTATTGCTGGCCTTTTTGGTTTAATGAATTTGTTTGCAAGAACACTTGGTGGTGCCTTTGGTGATAAATTTGGAATTAAGTGGGGTCTTCGTGGAAGAGTTGTTTGGTTATCAGCTGTTTTAGCTGGAGAAGGACTCTGTTTGATTTTATTTTCGCAAATGAGTTCACTGATTCCTGCCATTTCATCTATGATCGTCTTTAGTTTGTTTGTGCAGATGTCAGAAGGAGCCACGTTCTCTGTAGTCCCTTTTGTGAATAAAAAAGCAATCGGTGCTGTATCGGGAATTGTTGGTGCTGGTGGAAATGCTGGTGCTGTCTCTGCCGGATTTTTATTTAGAGGAGATCTTAGTTACCAAAGTGCTTTACTCATCATTGGAGTCACTGTCACTGTAGCTGCTTTTTTTACTTTGCTGGTTCGATTTTCCACTGAAGAAGAAAAAGAAGTAGGCGATGAACTGAGTAAAATATTACCTTCGGGTGAAAAAGAAACCTCTTTGGCCACTGCTACCTAA
- a CDS encoding molybdopterin molybdotransferase MoeA, with protein MISYKEALSKILLETKIFPTELIPLEQSFGRVLAEPVVADRDYPPFHRSAMDGFTIFSGNFSPNKTYVYEKELPAGTNIQLEPGDEAVRIMTGAPVPDGFDVVIKIEDCILNESNNKKQVSFTIQEVKPWNNIAKQGEDVKTDQLVLPKGIQIGTSEISLLASIGKEKVPVVQSPKVHIISTGNEVVPVHQTPLPYQIRDSNSFTISTFLSKFKIQPKSITHVPDIESKMTDSIKQGLEGDILILSGGVSMGNMDLVPSILQKLGVELIFHKTAIKPGKPIWFGKRNGTIVFGMPGNPFSVQTCSRIFLEPYLRQSFGLPIHPVYKLPLSTTKQKKGSLTEFFPVKLETTDKTYLTPVAFNGSGDIRAGIFSDGLAIFPNDLSEIQKENFIEFLPW; from the coding sequence TTGATCTCTTATAAGGAAGCTCTTAGTAAAATTCTTTTAGAAACAAAGATTTTTCCTACAGAACTCATTCCATTAGAGCAGTCTTTTGGTCGAGTCCTTGCGGAACCAGTCGTGGCGGACAGAGATTATCCACCTTTTCACCGTTCGGCGATGGATGGATTTACAATTTTTTCAGGAAATTTTTCTCCAAACAAAACCTATGTTTATGAAAAAGAACTACCTGCAGGAACAAATATCCAATTAGAACCAGGTGATGAAGCCGTTCGGATTATGACAGGTGCTCCTGTACCAGATGGCTTTGATGTTGTGATTAAAATAGAAGACTGTATTCTAAACGAATCAAACAACAAAAAACAAGTTTCTTTTACGATTCAAGAAGTCAAACCCTGGAATAATATCGCCAAACAAGGTGAAGATGTAAAAACAGACCAATTGGTTTTGCCAAAAGGTATCCAAATTGGAACATCAGAAATCTCTCTACTCGCGAGCATAGGAAAAGAAAAAGTTCCAGTTGTCCAATCACCCAAAGTCCACATCATTTCTACAGGAAACGAAGTGGTCCCTGTTCACCAAACACCGCTTCCTTACCAAATCAGAGACTCTAATTCTTTCACCATTAGTACTTTTTTATCCAAATTCAAAATCCAACCAAAATCCATCACCCATGTCCCAGATATAGAATCAAAAATGACAGATTCCATAAAACAAGGATTAGAAGGTGATATCTTAATTCTTTCTGGTGGAGTGTCGATGGGTAATATGGATTTAGTTCCTTCCATATTACAGAAGCTAGGTGTCGAACTCATTTTTCATAAAACGGCGATCAAACCTGGAAAACCAATTTGGTTTGGAAAACGAAATGGTACCATTGTTTTTGGAATGCCAGGGAACCCATTCAGTGTACAAACCTGTTCTCGTATTTTTTTAGAACCTTATTTACGGCAATCATTCGGATTACCCATCCATCCCGTTTACAAACTTCCCCTCTCTACCACCAAACAAAAGAAAGGTTCTCTTACGGAATTTTTTCCCGTTAAACTGGAAACCACCGACAAAACCTATCTTACACCCGTTGCTTTTAATGGAAGCGGAGACATCCGTGCTGGGATTTTCTCTGATGGACTTGCTATTTTTCCAAACGATCTCTCAGAAATCCAAAAAGAAAATTTCATCGAATTTTTACCTTGGTAA
- the moaCB gene encoding bifunctional molybdenum cofactor biosynthesis protein MoaC/MoaB: MNDITGKRTTLRYAEAEGYVYCHPNTIERVKANNLPKGDLFGVAKAAALLGSKKTAELIPHCHPVPIDSFSISFEILESKNAIRIQTQAKSIGKTGIEMEALTGVTVAALVIYDLLKPIDKEIEISSVKLLEKKGGKTDSQISKFASGSNAKILVCSDSCFAGKKEDGSGKVIAELLKAEGVEVLEIQIVPDEPTEIQKVISTWSAEKIDLIVTTGGTGLGPRDNTTDTIKQMLEQEIPGIAEVMRSFGQDRTPFAMLSRSLAGRIGKSLIVAVPGSSNGAKESMTAILPAIFHAKKMMRGEGH; the protein is encoded by the coding sequence ATGAATGATATCACTGGAAAAAGAACCACACTTCGGTATGCGGAAGCCGAGGGATACGTCTATTGTCATCCCAACACTATCGAAAGGGTTAAGGCAAACAATCTACCCAAAGGAGATCTCTTTGGTGTAGCCAAAGCTGCTGCCCTGCTTGGATCTAAAAAAACAGCTGAGTTAATTCCTCATTGTCATCCAGTTCCGATTGATTCTTTTTCCATTTCATTCGAAATTTTAGAATCAAAAAATGCCATCCGAATCCAAACACAAGCAAAGTCTATTGGCAAAACAGGAATTGAAATGGAAGCCCTTACAGGTGTTACTGTGGCGGCCCTTGTGATTTATGATCTATTAAAACCAATCGATAAAGAAATTGAAATCTCTTCAGTCAAACTTTTAGAAAAAAAAGGGGGGAAAACAGATTCACAAATTTCAAAATTTGCAAGTGGATCCAATGCAAAGATTTTGGTTTGTTCCGATTCCTGTTTTGCCGGTAAAAAAGAAGACGGATCGGGAAAGGTAATCGCAGAACTTCTCAAAGCTGAAGGTGTAGAAGTTTTAGAAATACAAATTGTACCTGACGAACCAACAGAAATTCAAAAAGTAATCTCCACTTGGAGTGCAGAAAAAATTGACTTAATAGTTACAACGGGAGGGACAGGCCTTGGTCCCAGAGACAATACCACCGACACCATAAAACAAATGTTAGAACAGGAGATACCAGGTATTGCGGAAGTAATGCGCTCCTTTGGGCAAGATAGAACTCCTTTCGCAATGTTATCACGTTCTCTTGCGGGAAGGATTGGAAAATCACTCATCGTAGCAGTTCCAGGAAGCAGCAATGGGGCAAAAGAGAGTATGACTGCGATTTTGCCTGCCATCTTTCATGCAAAAAAAATGATGAGAGGTGAAGGACATTGA
- the cobA gene encoding uroporphyrinogen-III C-methyltransferase, with protein MDSFNNITAKGKVYLVGAGPGDPDLLTVKAFKTLRKADIVFYDDLVSPRILGVCRKKIQMVYVGKRLGIHSCLQDEINSKLIQAANEYKTVVRLKGGDPSIFGRVGEEYASLLSEGISCEIIAGITTASGVASSLGFPLTHRDYAREILFLSGHKKDGVNSDAFKNINCVGKTIIVYMGLNSIDLIVSELLDAGNSRETQIAVIQNATLDTERVFTGNLDSIQSIILENQVKSPAILVIGEIVRFYREMEILKNDYSSILTSL; from the coding sequence ATGGATTCCTTCAACAACATAACAGCCAAAGGTAAAGTGTATTTAGTGGGAGCAGGACCAGGAGATCCAGATCTTTTGACTGTCAAAGCATTCAAAACATTACGCAAGGCGGATATTGTTTTTTATGATGATTTGGTTTCTCCTAGAATTTTAGGTGTTTGTCGAAAAAAAATCCAAATGGTTTATGTTGGAAAAAGATTAGGCATCCATAGTTGTTTACAAGACGAAATCAATTCTAAACTCATCCAAGCCGCCAATGAATATAAAACTGTAGTTAGATTAAAAGGCGGTGATCCATCAATATTCGGAAGAGTTGGTGAAGAATACGCATCCCTACTTTCCGAAGGAATTTCTTGTGAGATTATTGCCGGAATCACAACGGCTTCTGGTGTGGCTTCTTCCTTGGGCTTCCCGCTGACCCATAGAGATTATGCGAGAGAAATTTTGTTTTTATCAGGACACAAAAAAGACGGTGTTAACTCAGATGCTTTTAAAAACATAAACTGTGTTGGTAAAACGATCATTGTCTATATGGGGCTTAATTCAATCGATCTCATTGTATCAGAACTTTTGGATGCAGGGAATTCCAGGGAAACTCAAATCGCGGTCATCCAAAATGCAACCTTAGATACGGAACGTGTTTTTACAGGGAATTTAGATTCAATCCAGTCTATCATTCTAGAAAACCAAGTTAAATCCCCTGCCATTCTTGTGATCGGAGAGATTGTCAGATTTTATAGAGAGATGGAAATTTTGAAAAATGACTATTCTTCCATTCTCACATCCCTATAA